atatacatatatatatatatatatacacaaacaCTATTTTATAAGAATATCACTTAAAACGCACTatcttttgtttttaaaattgcTCTTATACCAATGTTTTTCTCAAAATTGCCACAACTTATTTTCAATATTACCTTTCTCAAATTGCATTACGACAATCACTCAGTtctatcaattattattatattaaatatttgataaaataaaaaatcttatataaattatgattATAATTTTACACGCACATTAATTTACTAGTTTTTATTAACAGTCATGCATGgatcattttaaattttatattttcttcaaaaatttgacGATATacgtacatatatatacaccGTTGTtagtatataatttattatttatccaTTATCCATCTGAATATCAGCTAAGGATAATAGTGGAATTTCACGTGAAGTCCTCAGTTCGGCGCACTTGCGGGATCCTATTCGTTTTCCGCACGTGTTTTTTATTGTCCTTGCGCACGACACAAGGGGCCCACATGTAGGAggagaaaaaatattatttaaaaaaaagtaagaaatttattatattttaaaaaaacaggtcttttgtgagacggtttcacgaatcttgatctgtgagacgggtcaatcctaccgatattcacaataaaaaataatactcttagcataaaaagtaatattttttcatggatgacccaaataagatatctgtctcacaaaatacgacctatgagaccgtctcacacaagtttttgtcattttaaAAATAGAGAAAATGTTTAAACAAGTTTACTCATATAACAAAGCATAAAATACGAGGCTAAAATCAAATTATCCATACATATTTCATTAATAAATCCAGCTAAATATACATACATTTAGGAACAAATAAAATTCTTTACATACATTTGTCTTGTGCATTCAGATAAATCAATTaccaaaacatttttttaaaaaaaatagtaaaaggGGTTCAAATATTATAGTGACCCAACAACATaaagatttttaaaaagaataaaTAAAGTTGTGATATCGACTCATCTTTCTTTTTACAAAAAAAGGTTTGGATATATCCATTCaatttcatgaaaatattcattaTTAGGTGTGAACGATGACGATATATtgatgacaaaaacttatgtgagacggtctcacaggtcgtatttgtgagacagatctcttatttgggttatccatgaaaaaatattattttttatgctaagattactactttttattgtgaatatgggtagggtttatccgtctcacagattaaaatccgtgagacggtctcacatgagactcactctatatTGATTGTCTGCACATGTTTATTTCATCGAATGTTTTGAATGAAGTTTTACTGTTATCAATTACACCTTTTTCATATACATGTGGAATATGGATACATTGAAATATTTGcataaaaatattgatttaaTTCATTGTTTATTGGGAAATAAAATTTAGTATAGTCACTATGATAAAATAAGGTGTAATGTGTGGATGATGGAGTTTTTTTTAGTTCAATGATAGTTGCATCTTATATTATTAGAAATTTAGATGCgcattttgttttcattttcaaaaaaaaaaaactcaatctTTTccctataatttttttttaaatcagatATTATATTAAGATTTAAAActatgtatttatttttataagattattttttaaaaatcatggGTTTtcttaataaatttaaataagaaatGGCATGATTATTTACACTTGGATGAGATATGGATTAATTTGATATAACATTAATGTGTTGGAGAGTTTAACAGAATATTTAGGAGTACATTCTAAATATTCAAATTGTAtagtttataaaaattaatatcaaacATTTTAAAGTAAGTAAAAGCACGCGTGGTCTCAAGTTCAGCAGTCCGGGAAATGCGCTTTTTAAAAACAATACTTGaatagttaaaaaaaaaaaataggtctcttttgagacggtctcacgaatctttatctatgagacggtcaatcctatcgatattcataataaaaaataatattcttagcataaaaagtaatagtttttcatggatgacccaaataaaatatgtgtCTCACAAATTACGACtaatgagaccgtcttacacaaatatttttcattgccTAGTTTGTGTATTTAATGATATTAGTTGGATGTTGACATTTAGTAGTGGTAGTGACCAACAAGGAAAACAAAGGTGATGTAATTGTGCAGTGCAATGGAAATTGGAAAGGTTGGACGAATCTGATGAAAATTTCGGTGTGAAATTTAACGTAAATAAACTCACAAATTCGAAAACATTTGAATTAGGGGGGTGTATTCAACGTgggaaatttattgacttttaatgacttttgtagattttaaaaatctagagtgATGCCCCCAAGGGAACCCGGGTCCGGGTAAAGCTCCCGATCCGGAGGGTACTCGAACTCGGGCGAGGAGAGAGCAGGGAAGAGATCCCAAGTTACGACTACATGCAGAGAGCCGGTATGAAAGAATGATCCCGGATCTTCAGATACCAGGCGAGTTACGCACTCAAGTGTCAGAAGAATCCCCAATGAACTACTCGGCAAGCCATCACCCGGAGTAAAAGCTTCCCGGTCCCAGAAACACCTCAGAGGCACCCAGGTGGAAAGCGCCCGGGAAAGAGGCTCAGTCTCTCCCTCATCGTCATGTCTTCCGGAAATATCGGAACCCATCTTCCCACGTTCTATGACAAGGTCAACACTTAATACGTGGTCCACTGTTTTATAACGTGGCCCACCATCCCGAATCGTGGCCACCACCCGAACTTTGCGGGCAAGTCACCTATCTGACATCTATAAATACCCCCTGTAGGTACTACACAAGGAGGTAACTCTTCTCTGGATATTCACAATCACTcacaaatattcttattttctcTCTAAGTCTTCCTTTGCGTGCATCagtgacttgagcgtcggagtggataCGCCGGAACAATTTCCGGCGCTCCACTAACGTTCTGTGATTTCAGGATTAATACTCAGACCATCCCGGGCGTTAGTCCTCAGGCGACAGGGAACTCAATCTTCCCAGACCACCAGCAACTCGCAATAAATCATTCAAATCGCATATATATCCGAACACCCGACTTGGCAGATTGCACACCCGGCTACTACCCAATTTGCCCGGTcgacatcattggcgccgtctgtgggaaaccgTAGCTaaagacgtagatatggttaCCACTCGTAAAACTACCGGGAACCATTCTGGTCCTCACAATCCTGAAGGAGGTCAAGAAAACCCACCGCCCAGTCACCTCCCAGAGGAGTTGTCTCAGTTAATAGCTGCTGCGGTCCAAAAAGCCCTCGCCAAAGGGCCCTACCTGAACCCAGCCAGTCAAAGGAAAATGAGGCAATGGGAGAATCTCCTCCCGAGAAAGAGAAAGACAGAGAGGAGAATTCCCAGGCGTTTTCCAAAGCTCCTACCCTCACTATGGCCCAGGAGCTGGAAGATTTGAAGAAGAAAGTGAAAGAGTTGGAAGCCAAAGCCGGGTCATCTCATATTTCAACCCCGGCTGGTTCCCAGGGATGCCCCTTCTCCCTGGAGATTGTAAATGAGCCTCTCCCTGTTCATTTCAAAGCCACCAAGATTCGGGAGTATGATGGGAATTCAGACCCCGATGAACATCTCACCCGGTTTGAAAATATGGCAATGCTGCATTGCTATTCTGACAAGATCAAGTGCAAGGTATTCCTCACCACCCTGGTGGACTCTGCCCAGAGGTGGTTCGAGAAGTTGGAGCCCCAGAGCATACAATCTTTTGCAGGTTTCAGAGACACCTTCTTGCACCACTTTAGCAGCAGCAAGAGGTACAAGAAGACTGCTTTCAGCCTGTTCGAAGTAAAGCAATCAGGTGATGAGTCTCTTCGGGCGTACATTCACCGGTTCAATAAAGCATCCCTGGAGGTGCCGGCTTGTGCTCCTGAGACCAAAACTACAGCGTTCACGCAAGGACTCAGGGAAGGAGATTTTTTCAGGTCCCTGGTGAAGAAGCAGCCCGGGAATTTTGAAGATCTGTTGTCCCGAGCAGAAAAATACATAAACATGGAGGAAGCACAGCGGCAGAAAAGAGAGTCCACCCGCAGAGAAAGAAGTGACCGAGTTGGGAAAGTTGATGACAACGCCCGGGGAAATAATCTTGGGCGTTTCTTTCGATAAGCCCCCATGAAGCCGCACCGGGGGGAAGGAGTCCATCTGTGCGACGGTGATCGGGGAGCCAAGCTATACCGGTCACCTCCAAGCCTGCCACACACTCCCAAGATGTGCTCCTATTATGGAGAGTGTGCTCACATCACGAGTGAGTGTCGGAGATTGAAGCGGGCCCCTTCCCAGTCGGGCCTTGGGGAACGAGCACAGTCAGAGAAGAAGTCCCGGGGACCACCGTGGGTAAATAGAGAGGCGGGGCATCGGCCGGGGGATAAAGGCCCGGTCAGGCAAGAGAAGGATAACACTGGTCAAACATCTCAGAACCGGGAGAATAGAGATCGGGGAGGATCACTAACCCTTGGGGTGATTAAAATGATCTCGGGGGGATCAACAGATGGAGACTCCAACCGGGCCAGGAAAGCACATTCCCGGCATAAGAGTTTTGGAGTGGATGATGCAGTAAGGAGTGAAGGGCCGGTTATCAGCTTTGGCCCCCGGGATCTTcagggagtcagcctcccaCACAACGATGCTTTGGTCATCCAGGAAAAAGTGGCGAATTACGATATTCGTCGGGTTTTCGTCGATTCTGGAAGCTCGGTGAACATCATTTTTCAGGAGGCCCTGGACCAGATGAATTTGGAGGATTATCAGTTGCGGCCAGTAGAAACAGCCTTATTCGGATTTGCTGGCCACACTGTTTATCCTCGAGGGGAAATCACTCTGCCCCTCACACTGGGAGCCGAGGAGCTCAGAAAGACGGTAATGACGGTTTTCACCGTGGTAAATGCCCCTACCTCTTATAA
This is a stretch of genomic DNA from Primulina eburnea isolate SZY01 chromosome 11, ASM2296580v1, whole genome shotgun sequence. It encodes these proteins:
- the LOC140805613 gene encoding uncharacterized protein, producing MGESPPEKEKDREENSQAFSKAPTLTMAQELEDLKKKVKELEAKAGSSHISTPAGSQGCPFSLEIVNEPLPVHFKATKIREYDGNSDPDEHLTRFENMAMLHCYSDKIKCKVFLTTLVDSAQRWFEKLEPQSIQSFAGFRDTFLHHFSSSKRYKKTAFSLFEVKQSGDESLRAYIHRFNKASLEVPACAPETKTTAFTQGLREGDFFRSLVKKQPGNFEDLLSRAEKYINMEEAQRQKRESTRRERSDRVGKVDDNARGNNLGRFFR